In Chaetodon trifascialis isolate fChaTrf1 chromosome 4, fChaTrf1.hap1, whole genome shotgun sequence, one DNA window encodes the following:
- the ncbp2 gene encoding nuclear cap-binding protein subunit 2, with the protein MSVKLNALNSDSYIDISQYRDQHFKGNRYDQEKLLKQSHTLYVGNLSFYTTEEQVHELFSKSGDVKRIIIGLDKVKKTACGFCFVEYYTRAGAENAMRFINGTRLDDRIIRTDWDAGFKEGRQYGRGKSGGQVRDEYRQDYDPARGGYGKLAQQHRPTEARNTF; encoded by the exons atgtctgtgaagTTAAACGCTTTGAACAGTGATTCTTACATTGATATTAGTCAGTACAGAGACCAACATTTTAAG GGAAACCGCTATGATCaggagaagctgctgaagcagAGCCACACTTTGTATGTTGGGAATCTCTCCTTCTACACCACCGAGGAGCAG GTACATGAATTGTTTTCAAAAAGTGGAGATGTCAAGCGTATCATCATTGGTCTGGATAAAGTCAAGAAGACGGCCTGCGGTTTCTGCTTTGTAGA ATACTACACACGCGCAGGCGCTGAAAATGCCATGCGCTTCATTAACGGCACAAGGCTGGACGACCGTATCATCAGGACAGACTGGGACGCTGGATTCAAGGAGGGACGGCAGTACGGCCGTGGCAAATCTGGAGGACAG GTGAGAGATGAGTACAGGCAGGACTATGACCCAGCCAGAGGCGGCTACGGTAAGCTGGCTCAGCAGCATCGACCCACAGAGGCACGTAATACTTTTTAG